Proteins from a single region of Primulina tabacum isolate GXHZ01 chromosome 5, ASM2559414v2, whole genome shotgun sequence:
- the LOC142545193 gene encoding rhomboid-like protein 11, chloroplastic: MIQLQLMQKQKQSLPLLNFHGASPCRLMPTAAAALLPFSSIFGSPKLSVKSRSRLPICRMKGNSDMISQLELGKPEEKRKPEKRVNGIFWILLMNLGIYVADHVFQVPLVKELYLYHNQPAWYQFITATFCHFSWNHLSSNLFFLYIFGKLVEEEEGNFALWLSYILTGAGANLVSWLVLPRNAVSIGASGAVFGLFAVSVLVKMSWDWRKILEVLILGQFVVEKVMEAAQASASLGGHFQGVYSTQNVNHIAHISGALIGVVLIWLLSKVPSTADDK; this comes from the exons ATGATACAGCTTCAGCTTATGCAAAAGCAGAAGCAGTCTCTTCCGCTTCTCAATTTCCATGGCGCTTCACCCTGCAGACTCATGCCTACGGCGGCGGCTGCTTTGCTACCCTTTTCTTCCATATTTGGGAGTCCTAAATTATCTGTCAAGTCCAGGTCTCGATTACCAATCTGCAGAATGAAGGGCAACTCAG ACATGATATCACAGCTCGAACTTGGGAAACCCGAGGAGAAAAGGAAGCCAGAGAAGCGTGTCAATGGCATTTTCTGGATTCTACTGATGAATCTTGGGATATATGTTGCAGATCATGTTTTCCAG GTTCCGTTGGTTAAAGAATTGTATCTTTACCATAACCAACCTGCATGGTACCAGTTTATTACTGCAACGTTCTGCCATTTTAGTTG GAACCATTTATCCAGCAATCTCTTTTTCTTGTATATTTTTG GAAAACtagttgaagaagaagaaggaaatTTTGCACTGTGGCTTTCCTACATCTTGACTGGTGCAGGGGCAAACCTTGTGTCATGGTTAGTTCTCCCAAGAAATGCAGTTTCTATTGGAGCATCTGGTGCTGTATTTGGACTCTTTGCAGTTAGTGTCCTCGTGAAG ATGTCCTGGGACTGGAGGAAGATTCTTGAAGTGCTCATTTTGGGACAGTTCGTCGTAGAGAAG GTGATGGAAGCAGCTCAAGCTTCAGCAAGCTTAGGAGGACATTTTCAAGGCGTCTACTCCACGCAGAACGTAAATCACATAGCACATATTTCTGGTGCCCTTATTGGTGTGGTTCTAATATGGCTCCTCAGCAAGGTTCCTTCGACAGCAGACGACAAATAA
- the LOC142544526 gene encoding sulfite exporter TauE/SafE family protein 3-like: protein MAVNQPKWKAFGPFCTFVWSFMLASIFVSADRSLKREFVSHNSTGFPSQDSKSDFLRSFASFLWQADKSGYQHVWPDMAFNWRIIVGTIVGFLGAAFGSVGGVGGGGIFVPMLTLIIGFDSKSSTAISKCMIMGAAISTVYYNLKLRHPTIEMPIIDYDLAVLIQPMLMMGISIGVTFNVIFADWMVTVLLIILFIGTSTKAFLKGIETWKKETILKKENAKRFETDGKDKDEAEYNLLPGGPSDNSEKVAKDLSEAKVKIIENVRWKEFGLLVFVWVSYLALQITKNYTFTCSAAYWVVNLMQIPVSFGVSGYQAICLYKGWRKIESKGDEGANLQVLQLIAFGFFGVMAGIVGGLLGLGGGFIMGPLFLELGILPQVSSATATFTMMFSSSMSAIEYYLLKRFPVPYALYFVAVAAVAALAGQHAVRRLVIVLGKASIIIFILAFTIFVSAVSLGGVGISNMIKKIERHEYMGFENLCK, encoded by the exons ATGGCGGTGAATCAACCAAAGTGGAAGGCTTTTGGACCTTTTTGTACATTTGTGTGGAGCTTTATGTTAGCCTCGATCTTTGTTTCTGCTGACAGAAGCTTAAAGCGGGAATTTGTGTCTCATAATTCAACTGGGTTTCCCAGTcaggattcaaaatcagatttCTTGAGGTCGTTTGCGAGTTTCTTATGGCAAGCAGACAAGTCAGGCTACCAGCATGTTTGGCCG GATATGGCATTCAACTGGAGAATCATTGTTGGTACAATAGTTGGATTCCTTGGAGCAGCCTTTGGGAGTGTTGGTGGTGTTGGGGGCGGAGGAATATTTGTTCCTATGCTTACTCTgattattggatttgattcaaaatcatcaACTGCAATATCCAAAT GTATGATCATGGGCGCTGCAATCTCAACCGTGTACTACAACCTTAAGCTCAGGCATCCCACCATTGAAATGCCAATCATTGACTATGACCTGGCTGTTCTCATCCAACCGATGCTCATGATGGGAATTAGTATTGGAGTTACTTTCAATGTGATATTTGCTGATTGGATGGTCACTGTTCTTCTAATCATTCTCTTTATAG GCACTTCAACAAAGGCCTTTCTTAAAGGTATTGAAACGTGGAAAAAAGAAACCATCTTAAAAAAG GAGAACGCAAAACGATTCGAAACAGATG GAAAAGATAAAGATGAAGCAGAATATAATCTTCTTCCAGGTGGCCCGAGCGACAATTCAGAAAAGGTGGCTAAAGACTTGTCAGAAGCTAAG GTCAAAATTATTGAGAATGTGCGTTGGAAGGAGTTCGGGCTACTTGTTTTCGTTTGGGTATCATATCTCGCACTACAGATCACCaag AACTACACGTTCACTTGTTCAGCAGCATACTGGGTGGTGAACTTGATGCAg ATTCCGGTGTCATTTGGCGTATCAGGTTATCAAGCGATTTGCCTATACAAAGGATGGCGAAAAATTGAATCCAAGGGAGACGAAGGGGCCAATCTTCAAGTGCTTCAACTGATTGCTTTTGGCTTCTTTGGCGTCATGGCTGGGATTGTAGGGGGTCTACTCGGTCTAGGAGGCGGATTTATCATGGGTCCACTATTTTTGGAGTTAGGAATCCTTCCTCAG GTTTCGAGTGCCACTGCCACATTTACCATGATGTTCTCCTCGTCAATGTCCGCAATCGAATATTATCTGTTGAAACGCTTCCCGGTTCCTTACG CTCTGTACTTTGTTGCTGTAGCGGCTGTTGCGGCTTTAGCTGGGCAACATGCTGTGAGAAGGCTGGTCATTGTACTGGGAAAGGCATCCATTATCATCTTCATTCTTGCTTTCACAATCTTTGTGAGTGCGGTTTCTCTAG GTGGAGTTGGCATTTCAAACATGATTAAAAAGATTGAACGGCACGAATACATGGGATTTGAGAATCTCTGCAAATAG
- the LOC142545195 gene encoding molybdate transporter 1-like: MQQTLPRVSPPFTTMDPEFQNPSQDPAGTDRRSPILSPLHVVQKVKQNLIFKSKWAELNGAMGDLGTYIPIVLALTLAKNLDLGTTLIFTGVYNFVTGAIYGVPMPVQPMKSIAAVAISNPSFGIPEVMAAGICTGGILFLLGVTGLMKLVYKLIPLPVVRGIQLAQGLSFAMTAVKYIRTVQNFAKSKTAGDRHWLGLDGLLLSIICACFIIIVNGAGDENDDCEINDSSRSGSWRRKLRKNIASLPSAFIIFLLGVILAIIRGPKAVKGFKFGPSSIKVVKISKHSWKEGFIKGTIPQLPLSVLNSVIAVCKLSTDLFPDKDVSATSVSMTVGLMNLVGCWFGGLPCCHGAGGLAGQYKFGGRSGGCVALLGVAKLVLGLVLGSSLVKILDQFPVGVLGVLLLFAGIELAICSRDMNTKEESLVMLICTAVSLVGSSAALGFLCGMVVHFLLRLRKLEKGQSWPTFWYHRNP, encoded by the coding sequence ATGCAGCAAACACTCCCCAGAGTCTCGCCACCTTTCACAACGATGGATCCGGAATTCCAAAACCCATCTCAAGACCCCGCCGGAACCGATCGAAGGAGTCCCATTCTCAGCCCACTGCATGTCGTGCAAAAGGTGAAGCAAAATTTGATTTTCAAGTCCAAATGGGCCGAACTGAATGGCGCGATGGGGGACTTGGGGACCTACATTCCTATAGTTTTGGCCTTAACTCTAGCCAAGAATCTCGATCTTGGAACGACCTTAATATTCACCGGTGTGTACAACTTTGTCACCGGTGCAATCTACGGTGTCCCCATGCCTGTCCAGCCCATGAAATCAATAGCCGCAGTAGCCATTTCGAACCCCAGTTTCGGGATTCCGGAGGTGATGGCCGCCGGAATTTGCACGGGGGGGATACTTTTCCTGTTGGGCGTGACAGGTCTGATGAAGCTTGTGTATAAGCTGATTCCCTTACCCGTCGTCAGGGGAATTCAGCTTGCACAAGGCCTATCATTTGCGATGACTGCTGTTAAGTACATTAGAACTGTGCAGAATTTCGCAAAGTCGAAGACTGCAGGAGATAGGCACTGGTTGGGGCTGGATGGCTTGCTTTTGTCTATCATTTGTGCTTGTTTCATCATAATTGTCAATGGTGCTGGTGACGAAAATGATGATTGTGAAATTAATGATTCGAGCAGAAGTGGTTCTTGGAGGAGAAAATTGAGAAAAAACATAGCTTCACTTCCTTCTGCATTCATTATCTTCTTGTTGGGCGTGATCCTGGCTATTATAAGAGGGCCTAAAGCTGTTAAAGGCTTCAAATTTGGGCCGTCTTCCATAAAAGTTGTTAAGATATCCAAGCATTCTTGGAAGGAAGGATTCATAAAAGGAACAATCCCTCAACTCCCTTTATCAGTCCTTAACTCAGTCATTGCTGTTTGCAAGTTGTCCACCGATCTTTTCCCAGATAAGGATGTTTCTGCAACATCGGTGTCGATGACCGTCGGGTTGATGAACTTGGTCGGATGCTGGTTTGGTGGCTTGCCGTGCTGTCATGGGGCCGGAGGGTTAGCCGGGCAGTACAAGTTTGGTGGGAGGAGTGGGGGATGTGTGGCATTACTTGGCGTGGCTAAGTTGGTTTTGGGATTGGTTTTAGGCAGTTCTTTGGTCAAGATTCTGGATCAATTCCCTGTTGGTGTTTTAGGAGTCCTCCTGTTGTTTGCCGGTATCGAGCTAGCCATTTGTTCCAGGGATATGAACACGAAGGAGGAGTCGCTTGTGATGCTCATATGCACCGCGGTTTCGCTCGTGGGATCGAGTGCTGCACTTGGGTTCCTTTGTGGGATGGTTGTGCATTTCCTTCTCAGGTTGAGAAAATTGGAAAAGGGCCAGTCTTGGCCTACATTTTGGTATCATCGAAATCCATAG